A window of Pseudophryne corroboree isolate aPseCor3 chromosome 12, aPseCor3.hap2, whole genome shotgun sequence contains these coding sequences:
- the ARF6 gene encoding ADP-ribosylation factor 6, with translation MGKVLSKIFGNKEMRILMLGLDAAGKTTILYKLKLGQSVTTIPTVGFNVETVTYKNVKFNVWDVGGQDKIRPLWRHYYTGTQGLIFVVDCADRDRIDEARQELHRIINDREMRDAIILIFANKQDLPDAMKPHEIQEKLGLTRIRDRNWYVQPSCATNGDGLYEGLTWLTSNYKS, from the coding sequence ATGGGCAAGGTGCTTTCCAAGATCTTTGGCAACAAGGAGATGCGGATCCTTATGCTTGGGCTGGATGCTGCTGGTAAGACCACCATCCTGTACAAACTAAAGTTGGGCCAGTCTGTCACAACCATACCCACTGTTGGCTTCAACGTGGAAACGGTGACTTATAAGAATGTCAAATTCAACGTGTGGGATGTAGGGGGCCAGGATAAGATCCGGCCCTTGTGGCGGCACTATTACACCGGGACCCAAGGGCTGATCTTTGTGGTGGACTGCGCCGATCGGGACCGCATTGACGAGGCTAGGCAGGAACTTCATCGCATTATCAACGACAGGGAGATGAGGGACGCCATCATCTTGATATTTGCCAATAAACAAGACCTTCCTGATGCCATGAAACCTCACGAGATTCAGGAGAAACTGGGCCTGACCCGAATCAGGGATAGGAATTGGTATGTGCAGCCGTCCTGTGCTACTAACGGGGACGGGCTATACGAAGGACTCACGTGGCTAACCTCCAACTACAAATCTTAA